A stretch of the Xanthocytophaga agilis genome encodes the following:
- a CDS encoding DoxX family membrane protein, whose protein sequence is MKKKILFVVCLLFGLMFINAGLNKFFNYMPTPKDMPANALAMFSAFMQIGWLLPLIGTAEIIGGILIIIPRFRALGAIILFPVMIGIMLSAVSLSSGLPMVLVLWAILIWVLVENKDKYLPLIRS, encoded by the coding sequence ATGAAAAAGAAAATTCTATTTGTCGTATGCCTGTTATTCGGGCTGATGTTTATCAACGCAGGCCTGAACAAGTTTTTCAATTACATGCCCACACCCAAAGACATGCCGGCAAACGCTTTGGCCATGTTCAGTGCCTTCATGCAGATCGGGTGGCTGTTGCCGCTTATCGGCACTGCCGAAATAATCGGTGGCATTCTGATCATCATTCCGCGGTTCAGGGCTTTAGGGGCGATTATCCTCTTCCCGGTCATGATCGGCATAATGTTATCCGCTGTTTCTTTATCCTCCGGATTACCGATGGTACTTGTGCTCTGGGCTATACTGATTTGGGTGCTTGTTGAAAATAAGGATAAGTATCTTCCCCTCATCCGTTCCTGA